TCTAATACCGGTCCGCACGCCGGCACCGGCCCGCACTCGGGCACCCCATTCAAATACCGGTATAGTAATTGGCATGGTGGAACTGAAGACGGACACGTCGATCGACGCGATGCACGCCGCCGGCCAGGTCGTCGGGCGGGCCCTGACGGCCGTACGGGACGCCGCGGCCGTGGGCGTCAGTCTGCTGGAGCTGGACGAGGTGGCACGGGCGGTGCTGCGCGAGGCCGGGGCGTCCTCGCCGTTCCTCGGCTACCGGCCGTCCTTCGCGCCGACCCCCTTCCCCGCGGTGATCTGCGCCTCCGTGAACGACGCGATCGTGCACGGCATCCCCGGCCGCTACCGGCTGCGCGACGGCGACCTGGTCTCGATCGACTGCGGCGCCGTCCTGGACGGGTGGGCCGGCGACTCGGCGATCAGCTTCACCGTGGGCCGCCCGCGCCCGGCGGACCTGCGGCTGATCGACACCGCCGAGCGGGCGCTGGCGGCGGGCATCGCGGCGGCCGTCCCGGGCAACCGCATCGGCGACATCGCCCACGCCGTCGGCCGGGTCTGCCGCGAGGCGGGGTACGGCATCCCGCACGGCTTCGGCGGCCACGGCATCGGCCGCCGTATGCACGAGGATCCCGACGTCCCCAACGAGGGCCGCCCGGGGCGAGGGCTCCCGCTGCGCCCGGGCATGGTCCTCGCCATCGAGCCCATGGTCATCGCGAGCGGCGAGGACGGCTACTACGAGGCGTCCGACGGCTGGACCCTCCGCACGTCCGACGGCTCCCGCGCGGCCCACGCGGAGCACACGGTGGCCGTCACGGAGTCCGGTCCCCGGATCCTGACGGCAAGGGAAACCCCCTGACTCCCTGAGGGAGCGCGAGGCCGTGCCGAGGCGCGGTTCCGCCGCGACGGGGGTCCCCCGGGTTCGGGCGCGGCCGAGAATCCGGGGGCGAGCGACCACGGACCACCCGCAGCCGCCGACGTGCGGAAAGCCCCTCCCCCGCAGGCGGACATGCCACCCCCCACGGTTCATGTCATCGTGGGCATGAACAGCCCCCATCCGGTTACCCGGCGGAGCCAGTCGTCAGCGAAGGAAGCGCATCGCCATGACCAACGGCTACCCTCCTGACCCCTTCGGCGAATTCCTGGGCCGTTTCTTCGGTGGTCCCCCCAGCGGAGCCAAGCGCCACATCGACATCGGCCGGCTGCTCAGCCAGCCGGCCCGTGAGCTGGTCAGAGGGGCCGCCGTGTACGCCGTGGAGCACGGCAGCCGGGATCTGGACACCCAGCACCTGCTGCGCGCGGCGCTGGAGTCCGAGCCCACCCGGAGCCTGCTGAGCCGCGCGGGCGCGGACCCGGACT
This genomic interval from Streptomyces sp. NBC_00557 contains the following:
- the map gene encoding type I methionyl aminopeptidase translates to MVELKTDTSIDAMHAAGQVVGRALTAVRDAAAVGVSLLELDEVARAVLREAGASSPFLGYRPSFAPTPFPAVICASVNDAIVHGIPGRYRLRDGDLVSIDCGAVLDGWAGDSAISFTVGRPRPADLRLIDTAERALAAGIAAAVPGNRIGDIAHAVGRVCREAGYGIPHGFGGHGIGRRMHEDPDVPNEGRPGRGLPLRPGMVLAIEPMVIASGEDGYYEASDGWTLRTSDGSRAAHAEHTVAVTESGPRILTARETP